The Nitrospirae bacterium YQR-1 genomic sequence CCACAGGCTCTACTACTAAATTTTTGGAGAAAATTTAGAAAAGAAAAAAAAGAAGGCTTGACATTTCAACATAGCAGGCAATTAGAATAATTTCAAAATATAATCTTTTCTCACTTTCATTGGCAGTATACAGCGGTCTCAACTTGGTATTACTCGTTTTTCTAACCTCTATGTCGGATTTCGGGAAATCCTATGATTATTGACATAGCAGAGGAATAACTATACAATACATGTAATGAAGGAAGTGGAGACAAAAGTCGGGTTTTATAAACTAATAGGCAAATCCCGTGAGATGCAGCGTCTCTATGCGATAATAGAGAAGGTGGCCTCCTCAGACAGCACTATTTTGATAATGGGAGAGAGTGGTACGGGTAAGGAATTGGTGGCAAAGGCGATTCATTTTTTAAGCTCAAGAGGAGAAAACCCTTTTGTTCCGGTAAATTGTGGTGCAATTCCTAAAGAGCTACTTGAATCTGAACTCTTTGGCCACGAGAAAGGAGCCTTCACCGGAGCAGTTTGTGCCCGCAAAGGGCGGTTTGAGCTTGCTGAGTCAGGTACGATTTTTCTGGATGAAATCGGAGAGCTGCACCCATCCCTGCAGGTTAAGCTTCTCAGGGTTCTGCAGGAAAAGGAATATGAAAGGGTAGGGGGTATTAAAACCGTCAAAGGGGATGTGCGGATACTTGCCGCCACAAATAAAAACCTTGAGGAAGCAACAAAGCGTGGTGAATTCAGAGAGGACCTCTTCTACAGATTAAACGTTATCCCGATTAATATAGCGCCTCTGAGGGACAGAAAAGAAGACATCCAGATTTTGAGAGACCACTTTATAAAAATATACTCCGACAAGAGAGCAATTGAGCCCATAGTAATCAGAGATGATGCTATGGAGATTTTAATGAAGTACAACTGGCCGGGGAATGTCAGAGAACTGGAAACTCTTATCGAACGTTTTACCATACTTGCAGAAAACGGGATTGTTAATATTGAGGATTTACCGGAGAGGTTTTTAACTCCAGCACGCAGCCCTGTCACCTCATCAGGCGATCTATCACAACTTCCGCCCGAGGGGATAGATTTGAATTCTTTTCTTGATGACATAGAAACCAATATAATCATGCAGGCGCTGGAGCGCTCTGCGGGAGTAAAGAGTAAGGCGGCGGCGTTACTTGGTTTGAACAGGACCACCTTTATAGAGAAATTAAAAAAGAAGGGAATAGACACCAGATCAGGTGATTCCCATGTGCAGTAGTACTAAAATATTGCAAAAAAATGTCATTTGTTTGACGGTGAGGTTTAAATAACCTATTTAAATCAAGCACTTACCAACTGGTATATAATTTGCAAACTGTTAATTTGATGAGAGTCTGTATTTTTTCGATAATTCTTTTTATATCTTTAACGGCAAACGCTTATGCACTGTCACTTCCCGAACTTATCCTGAACCCTGAGTTAAAGCAGGCCTGGGTTTTGATGGAACTTAAGGAATACGGTAAAGCTGTTGCAATGCTTGATGAATGTAAACCGTCAAAGACCAAAGATGCTGATGAGCTGGCGGCATGTAATTACCTGTATGCAAAAATTCTTCAGATCAATGGTAACACTACAGCGGCGGCTGAGAGGTATGGAAGGGCTTATAACTATGCAGAAAACAAAAACATAAAAGAAGAGGCGTTGTTTAAACAAAGCGAGATAAATTTGGGGAGAAAACGTTACTTTGAAGCCAGAGCCGGATTTAAGACATTTTTAAAGAGCTTTCCAAAATCAAAATATGCTGCTGCAGCTACTAACGGCCTTGCCATATGTCTTGATGAAACCGGTGCATATGATGAGGCATTACAGTATCTTGGAAAAGCCGGAGAGACTCCTGAGATTCTCTTTCGTAGGGCTAACATACTACAGCAGACCGGGAAGTATAAAGAGGCTGAAAAAGACTATGCAAAGGCTGCTTCAAAAGGTATGGGTTATCTTTTGAAAGACGACAAAACACGTTACTACTATGGTGAGAATTTGTTTATTAATGGTAACAAGAAGAAAGCCCTGGGTTTCTTGATAATGGTAAAGGGCGATAAATATAAGGGGAAGGCACAACTCTATGCCGCAATGGCTTCAATGGACGATTCTAAGCCTGAAAAAGTCATTGATATGCTTACCGATGCGACAAAGTCACATGACAGCGGTGTACAAAAGAAAGCCTACCTGAATCTTCTTCAGGTTTATATAAAACATGATATGCCTGATAAGTCAAAAGAGGCGTTTCAAA encodes the following:
- a CDS encoding sigma-54 dependent transcriptional regulator, which codes for MKEVETKVGFYKLIGKSREMQRLYAIIEKVASSDSTILIMGESGTGKELVAKAIHFLSSRGENPFVPVNCGAIPKELLESELFGHEKGAFTGAVCARKGRFELAESGTIFLDEIGELHPSLQVKLLRVLQEKEYERVGGIKTVKGDVRILAATNKNLEEATKRGEFREDLFYRLNVIPINIAPLRDRKEDIQILRDHFIKIYSDKRAIEPIVIRDDAMEILMKYNWPGNVRELETLIERFTILAENGIVNIEDLPERFLTPARSPVTSSGDLSQLPPEGIDLNSFLDDIETNIIMQALERSAGVKSKAAALLGLNRTTFIEKLKKKGIDTRSGDSHVQ